The genomic interval GCTGGGTGCtaggtgccaggcagggcagggctgggtgctaggtgccaggcagggcagggctgggtgccaggggcccgccagggcagggctgggtgccaggggcctgccagggccgggctgggtgctgggtgccacccACCTTCGCAGGTGAGCTTGGTGGCAGCCAGGCCGAGGCGCAGCACGGAGCGGTTCCCGATCAGGCCTGGCTTGAGGTTCCGCACTCCCTCgttgcccagggggttgtggccCAGGTTGAGAGTCTCCAGGCTCTGGGTGTGAGGCTgaggcaggcacagggcagctgcaggcagctggagcaaggagctcccaacccaacccaacccaacccaaccccaaccccaacccaacccaacccaacccaactcaacccaacccaacccaactcaaccccaacccaacccaacccaacccaacccaacccaacccaaccccaacccaacccaacccaacccaacccaaccccaacccaacccaacccaaccccaacccaacccaacccaacccaaccccaactcaacccaaccttaacccaacccaacccaactcaacccaacccaacccaacccaacccaaacccaacccaacccaaccccaacccaaccttaacccaacccaacccaacccaaccttaacccaacccaacccaacccaacccaacccaactgaaccccaacccaacccaactcaaccccaacccaacccaacccaaccccaacccaacccaaccttaacccaacccaacccaaccccaacccaacccaaccccaacccaacccaacccaaccccaacccaacccaacccaacccaactcaactcaacccaacccaactcaacccaaccccaacccaacccaacccaactcaaccccaacccaacccaaccccaacccaacccaacccaactcaacccaacccaacccaacccaactcaaccccaACTCAaccccaactcaacccaacccaacccaacccaactcaacccaacccaaccccaactcaacccaacccaacccaacccaacccaaccccaacctcaacctccacccccccaggctCGGTCCACAGAGAGCATCTGGAGGCAGCTGCCACAAGttgctcagctcctggctgcccctcCAAGGACAcccccaggaggtgccagggcgcagctcctcctctgccaccGCCCTCAGGTgccctccagagctccctcccacGCCATCCCCTGGCCCCATGCCAACCTgtgcccggccctgccccacCCAACCCCTTGGCTGCTCCTCCAAGCACCACCCAGCCCCTGgcggggggcgagggggggggtcaaggctcctcctctgccacccTTTGTGCCAACCTGGCTCAGCTGGCACCTGGGGGGTGTCCTACTCACCAGGGTCATGCCCAGGTAGGCCATGCcagtgtggctcagttggttgTTCCACAGCACCAAGGTCACCAGGCCTCTGCGCTGCTCCTTCAGCCCTTCGCAGATGTAGGCCAggcctgggaggcagcagggctcagccccctgcctgggcactgcctgggcactgccagggcactgccagctgccagccagccccagggcctggcagcagcccctgaggcagcagcccctggggctggcagtgcctccAGGCCTGCTCGGCCCTCCCCGTGGGCTGGcttggctgggggcagagctcggctgggcacccaggggggcacccaggggggcacccaggggggaTTGAAGCCTCCTGAGACCCTCCTGAGATCCTCAACCTCCTGAGACCCTCTTGAGAGCCTTCTGAGCCCCTCCTGGGACCCTGCTGTGACCATTCTGAGACCCTCCTgagccccttccaagcccctcctgggacccccctgagcctctcctccttctGAGCCCCTCCTGGGACCCTCCTGGGACCCTCCTGAGCCCCTCCTGGGACCCTCCTGGGACCCTCAACCTCCTGAGCCCCTCCTGGGACcctcctgagcctctcctccttctGAGCCCCTCCTGGGACCCTCCTGAGCCCCTTCTGAGCCCTTCCTGGGACCCTCCTGGGACCCTCAACCTCCTGAGCCCCTCCTGGGACcctcctgagcctctcctccttctGAGCCCCTCCTGGGACCCTCCTGGGACCCTCAACCTCCTGAGCCCCTCCTGGGACCCTCCTGAGCCCCTTCTGAGCCCTTCCTGGGACCCTCCTGGGACCCTCAACCTCCTGAGCCCCTCCTGGGacccccctgagcctctcctccttctGAGCCCTTCCTGGGACCCTCCTGAGCCCCTTCTGAGCCCCTCCTGGGacccccctgagcctctcctccttctGAGCCCCTCCTGGGACCCTCCTGGGACCCTCAACCTCCTGAGCCCCTCCTGGGacccccctgagcctctcctccttctGAGCCCTTCCTGGGACCCTCCTGGGACCCTCAACCTCCTGAGCCCCTCCTGGGACCCTCCTgagccccttccaagcccctcctgggacCCTCCTGGGACCCTCAACCTCCTGAGCCCCTCCTGGGacccccctgagcctctcctccttctgagcccctcctgggaccctcctgagcctctcctccttctgagcccctcctgggaccctcctgagccccttccaagcccctcctgggacCCTCCTGGGACCCTCAACCTTCTGAGCCCTTCCTGGGacccccctgagcctctcctccttctGAGCCCCTCCTGGGACCCTCCTGGGACCCTCCTGAGCCCTTCCTGGGACCCTCCTGGGACCCTCAACCTCCTGAGCCCCTCCTGGGACcctcctgagcctctcctccttctGAGCCCCTCCTAGGACCCTCCTGGGACCCTCAACCTCCTGAGCCCCTCCTGGGacccccctgagcctctcctccttctGAGCCCTTCCTGGGACCCTCCTGAGCCCCTTCTGAGCCCTTCCTGGGACCCTCCTGAGCCCCTTCTGAGCCCTTCCTGGGACCGTCCTGGGACCCTCAACCTCCTGAGCCCCTCCTGGGacccccctgagcctctcctccttctGAGCCCCTCCTGGGACCCTCAACCTCCTGAGCCCCTCCTGGGacccccctgagcctctcctcctcctgagcccctcctgagccccttcccctctcccctcccttcccctccgcTCCTCTCTGCCGCTTTCCCCGCCCGGAGCCGCAGGGCTGGATCCCCGGGCTGGAGGGTGGTGGATCCCCGGGGGGGGTGGATCCCAGGGGTGGATCCCAGGGGTGGATCCCTCACCAGAGTCCAGGATGTGGTTGTTCCTGAGGTCGAGGATGGCCAGGGAGGAGTTGAACTtgagcagggtgcccagctgggcggCGTCCTGCAGGGCGTTGAGTTTGTTGTCGGCCAGGTAGAGCTCCCGGAGCGTCAGGTTCAGCTTCAGCGCCGTGGCTGCGGGCACAGGGCGGGCACAGCGCCCCCAGCTGGCACCCTCGggcccctggcaccctcctcAGACCCTCCTGAGACTCTCCTGAGACCCTCagccccctggcaccctcctgagATCCTCCTGGCACCCTCGGCCCCAAGACCTTCCTGAGACCTCCCTTGGACCCTCacccccctggcaccctcctgagACCCTCACCcccctggcaccttcctggcACCCTCCTGAGACCCTCacccccctggcaccctcctgagaccctcaccaccctggcaccttcctggcACCCTCCTGAGACCCTCacccccctggcaccctcctgagACCCTCacccccctggcaccctcctgagATCCTCCTGAGACCCTCAGCCCCCTGGCACCTTCCTGAGACCCtccaccccctggcaccctcctgagATCCTCCTGAGACCCTCagccccctggcaccctcctgagaccctcagccccctggcaccctcctgagACCCTCacccccctggcaccctcctgagaccctccaccccctggcaccttcctggcaccctcctgggaccctccaccccctggcaccctcctggcaccctcctgagaccctccaccccctggcaccctcctgagaccctccaccccctggcaccctcctggcACCCTCCTGAGACCCTCacccccctggcaccctcctgagaccctccaccccctggcaccctcctggcaccctcctgagaccctccaccccctggcaccctcctggcaccttcctgagaccctccaccccctggcaccctcctggcaccctcctgggaccctccaccccctggcaccctcctggcACCCTCCTGAGACCCTCacccccctggcaccctcctgagaccctcaccaccctggcaccctcctgagaccctccaccccctggcaccttcctggcaccttcctgagaccctccaccccctggcaccctcctggcACCCTCCTGAGACCCTCacccccctggcaccctcctgagACCCTCacccccctggcaccctcctgagaccctcaccaccctggcaccctcctgggaccctccaccccctggcaccttcctgagaccctccaccccctggcaccttcctggcaccctcctgagaccctccaccccctggcaccctcctgagaccctcaccaccctggcaccctcctgagATCCTCCTGAGACCCTCagccccctggcaccctcctgagaccctcaccaccctggcaccctcctggcACCCTCCTGAGACCCTCACCCTCCTGAGATCCTCCTGAGACCCTCagccccctggcaccctcctgagACCCTCACCcccctggcaccttcctggcaccttcctgagaccctccaccccctggcaccctcctgagATCCTCCTGAGACCCTCCACcccctggcaccttcctggcaccttcctgagaccctccaccccctggcaccctcctggcaccctcctgagaccctccaccccctggcaccctcctggcaccttcctgagaccctccaccccctggcaccctcctggcACCCTCCTGAGACCCTCacccccctggcaccctcctgagACCCTCACCACCTTGGCACCCTCCTGAGACCCTCacccccctggcaccctcctgagaccctcaccaccctggcaccctcctgagaccctccaccccctggcaccttcctgagaccctccaccccctggcaccctcctgagaccctccaccccctggcaccttcctggcaccctcctgagaccctccaccccctggcaccctcctggcaccctcctgagaccctccaccccctggcaccttcctggcACCCTCCTGAGACCCTCacccccctggcaccctcctgagaccctccaccccctggcaccttcctggcaccctcctgggaccctccaccccctggcaccttcctggcaccctcctgggaccctccaccccctggcaccttcctggcaccttcctgagaccctccaccccctggcaccctcctgagACTCCCCTTGGACCCTCagccccctggcaccctccaccccctggcaccctcctggcaccctctgtgccctcccctgccccctctgtgcccttggtgccagcctggtgccagggcCAGGTGCGCTGCCCGGTGCCAgccccggccctgcccagcagctctcaaTTGCTGCCAAtgaaagctgctgccagctgtgcccagggctctgagctggcacccacagcacccagccctcccacccagcacccacaggctgggcactgccacccagccaggctggcacgGGGTGGGGGGCACCCCTGAGCGtctcagcctgggcacagccagcctggcatcGGCCTTGGCACTGCCCTAACTCTGCAGGGCCAGAGAGCTCTGGGGGGTAGGAGGTTGGCACCCAGGGCGTAGGAGGTTGGCAGGGAGGGGCACAGCTGGCCTGGGGGGTAGGAGGTTGGCACCCAGGGGGTACCAGGTTGCACCTAGGAGGTTGGAGGTTGGCACCTAGGGGGGTAGGAGGTTGGCACTGAGggggcacagccagcctggggggTACCAGGTTGGCATCTGGGGGGTAGGAGGTTGGCACCCAGGGTGTaggagggtggcagggaggggcaCAGCTACCCTATGGAGTAGGAGGTTGGCACCCAGGGGGTAGGAGGTTGGCACCCAAGggggcagagccagcctggcctgggcactgcccttggtctgcagcctcagagagctgggggggggggggggggggggcagcaggctggcaggggggtgccaggggatgccagggggtgccaggggaggtgccaGGGCTCACCCAGCAGCATGAGGGGGTGCCCTGAGAGGTTGGCACTCTCCaggtgcagcactgccaggggcagggctgccaggggcaggggtgccaggggcaggggatgccaggggctggcagggggatgccaggggcaggggtggcaggagggtgccaggggctggcagggggatgccagggggtgccaggggcaggggatgacagaggcagggctggcagggtcaGGGGTGGCAGGGGGATGCCAGgggatgccaggggctggcagggggctggcagggggtgccaggggaggtgccaGGGCTCACCCAGCAGCATGAGGGGGCGCCCTGAGAGGTTGGCACTCTCCaggtgcagcactgccaggggcagggctggcaggggcagggggtgccaggggcaggggtggcagggggtgccaggggatgccaggggctggcagggggctggcaggggctggcagggggatgCCAGGGGATGCCAGGGGATGCCAGGGGGAtgccagggggtgccagggctcACCCAGCAGCATGAGGGGGTGCCCTGAGAGGTTGGCACTCTCCaggtgcagcactgccaggggcagggctggcaggggcaggggtggcaggggcaggggtggcagggggatgccagggggtgccagggggtgccaggggggtgccagggctcaCCCAGCAGCATGAGGGGGCGCCCTGAGAGGTTGGCACTCTCCaggtgcagcactgccaggggcagggctggcaggggcagggggtgccaggggcaggggtggcagggggtgccaggggcaggcagggggatgccaggggctggactggcaggggcagggctggcagggggtgccaggggaggtgccaGGGCTCACCCAGCAGCATGAGGGGGTGCCCTGAGAGGTTGGCACTCTCCaggtgcagcactgccaggggcagggctggcaggggcaggggtggcagggggatggcaggggatggcaggggctggcagggggatgccagggggtgccaggggaggtgccaGGGCTCACCCAGCAGCATGAGGGGGCGCCCTGAGAGGTTGGCACTCTCCaggtgcagcactgccaggggcaggggtggcaggggcaggggtggcagggggatgccagggggtgccaggggggtgccagggctcaCCCAGCAGCATGAGGGGGCGCCCTGAGAGGTTGGCACTCTCCaggtgcagcactgccaggggcagggctggcaggggcaggggtgccaggggcaggcagggggatgccagggggtgccagggctcACCCAGCAGCATGAGGGGGCGCCCTGAGAGGTTGGCACTCTCCaggtgcagcactgccaggctgctgctgctgcgcagGGCGCGGGCGACGAAGGGCGCGGAGGGCTCCAGCAGCGGGGTGCAGCGGGCAtccaggtgctgcaggcagctggtcTGCCAGGGGGGCACCACGGGGGGTGGGcatcagcctgggcacagcccccacagcccccccaacACCCACACCCAGGGGCACCaggccccccacccccacccccccccccggggcgcCAGGCTGGCAGCGGCACCTCCGGGGTGCCCACCCGGTGCCCACCCGGTGCCCACCCAGGCTCCTGAGCCCACCCAGTGCCCACCCAGTGCCCACCCAGGCCCCTgagccctcccagtgcccacccgGTGCCCACCCAGGCTCCTGAGCCCACCCAGTGCCCACCCAGTGCCCACCCAGGCTCCTGAGCCCACCCAGTGCCCACCCAGTGCCCACCCAGGCTCCTGAGCCCACCCAGTGCCCACCCAGTGCCCACCCGGTGCCCACCCAAGGAGTagccaaggcagctgctgagcctccCCCATGGTGCCcacccctctgcccacccctggTGCCCAGCCCCTGGTGCCCACCCTGGTGCCCATCCCCTGTGCTCATCCCCTGGTAcccatcccagtgcccaccctagtgcccaccctgtgcccaccctgtgcccaccttCCTCATCatgtgggcagcagcctgccagcccctggtgccCATCCTGGTGcccatcccctgctgctcctgtgcccaTCTCCGGTGCCCATCCTGttcccctgctcccacccctGGTGCCCATCCCCTGGTGCCCCTGTGcccatccctgtgcccaccctggtgcccatccctgtgcccaccctggtgcccatccctgtgcccaccctgtgcccaccttCCTCATCatgtgggcagcagcctgccagcccctggtgccCATCCTGGTGCccatcccctgctgcccctgtgcccatCTCCGGTACCCATCTCTGGTGCCCATCTCTGGTGCCCATCCCTGTGCCCACTCTggtgcccaccctgtgcccaccttCCTCATCATgtgtgcagcagcctgccagcccctggtgccCATCCTGttcccctgctcccacccctGGTGCCCATCTCTGGTGCCCATCCTGGTGCCCATCCTggtgcccaccctgtgcccaccctgtgcccaccttCCTCATCatgtgggcagcagcctgccagcccctggtgccCATCCTGGTGCccatcccctgctgcccctgtgcccatCTCCGGTACCCATCTCTGGTGCCCATCCCggtgcccaccctgtgcccactcTGGTGCCCCCCCTGGTGCCCACCTTCCTCATCatgtgggcagcagcctgccagcccctggtgcccaccctgtgcccaccctggtgCCCACCTTCCTCATCatgtgggcagcagcctgccagcccctggtgccCATCCTGGTCCCCATCCCCTGGTGCCCCTGTGCCCATCTCTGGTGCCCATCTCTGGTGCCCACCCCTGGTgcccatccctgtgcccatccctgtgcccaccctggtgCCCACCTTCCTCATCatgtgggcagcagcctgccagcccctggtgcccatccctgtgcccaccctgtgcccaccttCCTCATCatgtgggcagcagcctgccagcccctggtgccCATCCTGGTCCCCATCCCCTGGTGCCCCTGTGCCCATCTCTGGTGCCCATCTCTGGTGCCCATCCTGGTGcccatcccagtgcccacccTGGTGCCCACCTTCCTCATCatgtgggcagcagcctgccagcccctggtgcccaccctgtgcccaccctggtgCCCACCTTCCTCATCatgtgggcagcagcctgccagcccctggtgcccaccctgtgcccaccctggtgCCCACCTTCCTCATCatgtgggcagcagcctgccagcccctggtgccCATCCTGGTCCCCATCCCCTGGTGCCCCTGTGCCCATCTCTGGTGCCCATCTCTGGTGCCCATCCTGGTGCCCATCCTggtgcccaccctgtgcccaccctggtgCCCACCTTCCTCATCatgtgggcagcagcctgccagcccctggtgccCATCCTGGTCCCCATCCCCTGGTGCCCCTGTGCCCATCTCCGGTACCCATCTCTGGTGCCCATCTCTGGTGCCCATCCCTGGTGcccatccctgtgcccaccctgtgcccaccttCCTCATCatgtgggcagcagcctgccagcccctggtgcccatcccctgctgcccctgtgcccatcctggtgcccatccctgtgcccaccctggtgCCCACCCTGGTGCCCACCTTCCTCATCATgtgtgcagcagcctgccagcccctggtgccCATCCTGGTCCCCATCCCCTGGTGCCCCTGTGCCCATCTCCGGTACCCATCTCCGGTACCCATCTCTGGTGCCCATCTCTGGTGCCCATCCTGGTGcccatcccagtgcccacccTGGTGCCCACCCTGGTGCCCACCTTCCTCATCatgtgggcagcagcctgccagcccctggtgcccaccctgtgcccaccctggtgCCCACCTTCCTCATCatgtgggcagcagcctgccagcccctggtgcccaccctgtgcccaccctggtgCCCACCTTCCTCATCatgtgggcagcagcctgccagcccctggtgccCATCCTGGTCCCCATCCCCTGGTGCCCCTGTGCCCATCTCTGGTGCCCATCTCTGGTGCCCACCCCTGGTgcccatccctgtgcccatccctgtgcccaccctggtgCCCACCTTCCTCATCatgtgggcagcagcctgccagcccctggtgcccatccctgtgcccaccctgtgcccaccttCCTCATCatgtgggcagcagcctgccagcccctggtgccCATCCTGGTCCCCATCCCCTGGTGCCCCTGTGCCCATCTCTGGTGCCCATCTCTGGTGCCCATCCTGGTGcccatcccagtgcccacccTGGTGCCCACCTTCCTCATCatgtgggcagcagcctgccagcccctggtgcccaccctgtgcccacccaggtGCCCACCTTCCTCATCatgtgggcagcagcctgccagcccctggtgcccaccctgtgcccaccctggtgCCCACCTTCCTCATCatgtgggcagcagcctgccagcccctggtgccCACCCTGGTCCCCATCCCCTGGTGCCCCTGTGCCCATCTCTGGTGCCCATCTCTGGTGCCCATCCTGGTGCCCATCCCAGTGcccatcccagtgcccacccTGGTGCCCACCTTCCTCATCatgtgggcagcagcctgccagcccctggtgccCATCCTGGTGCCCATCCCCTGGTGCCCCTGTGCCCATCTCTGGTGCCCATCTCTGGTGCCCATCTCTGGTGCCCATCCCTGGTGcccatccctgtgcccaccctgtgcccaccttCCTCATCatgtgggcagcagcctgccagcccctggtccccatcccctgctgcccctgtgcccatcctggtgcccatccctgtgcccaccctggtgCCCACCCTGGTGCCCACCTTCCTCATCATgtgtgcagcagcctgccagcccctggtgccCATCCTGGTCCCCATCCCCTGGTGCCCCTGTGCCCATCTCCGGTACCCATCTCCGGTACCCATCTCTGGTGCCCATCTCTGGTGCCCATCCTGGTGcccatcccagtgcccacccTGGTGCCCACCCTGGTGCCCACCTTCCTCATCatgtgggcagcagcctgccagcccctggtgcccaccctgtgcccaccctggtgCCCACCTTCCTCATCatgtgggcagcagcctgccagcccctggtgccCATGTGCCTGTTGCAGGAGATGTTGAGGTGTGTGGCAGCCTCGTAGTATTCGATCATGTCGAAGAGGGCAGAGGCTCCCTGCGGGCACAGCgccccccaggggctggcacccGGCACCCACACCGGGGGGGGGCACGGGGAGGGCACGgggggggtacagggggggagctgggggggcacaggggggagctaggggggcacgggggggcacaggaggggtacagggggggcacagggggggcacagggggggtaCAGGAGGGGTACAGGAGGGGtacaggggcacccagggggggcacaggggcagctgggggtggcacaggggcagcaaaggggggcacaggggcaatgaagggtggcacaggggggAGCT from Dryobates pubescens isolate bDryPub1 unplaced genomic scaffold, bDryPub1.pri scaffold_75_arrow_ctg1, whole genome shotgun sequence carries:
- the PPP1R37 gene encoding protein phosphatase 1 regulatory subunit 37, which gives rise to GASALFDMIEYYEAATHLNISCNRHMGTRGWQAAAHMMRKTSCLQHLDARCTPLLEPSAPFVARALRSSSSLAVLHLESANLSGRPLMLLATALKLNLTLRELYLADNKLNALQDAAQLGTLLKFNSSLAILDLRNNHILDSGLAYICEGLKEQRRGLVTLVLWNNQLSHTGMAYLGMTLPHTQSLETLNLGHNPLGNEGVRNLKPGLIGNRSVLRLGLAATKLTCEGAVAVAEFIAESPRLLRLDLRENEIKTGGLMALSLALKVNHSLLRLDLDREPKKEAVKSFLETQRALLAEIQNGCKRNFVLAREREEQQQLQPSASLPEEGSTEPLEEALAGHSQSSSSSPTQRRISVSSPGRGHKVFLVTRVEPLPEAELSCPQQEQELEELLLEASQEAGQELNRVPEVAAWCQGWQRVVAVLARSGAKAGMEAPGLAAQVPGLA